A single region of the Malus sylvestris chromosome 8, drMalSylv7.2, whole genome shotgun sequence genome encodes:
- the LOC126633386 gene encoding AP2-like ethylene-responsive transcription factor ANT isoform X3: MKSMNDHNNNNNGSSNSNNNNWLGFSLLPHMKMEAAASSSSSATLPSNSSFYNLSSSGLCCYGVGENGNFHYSPLSAMPLRSDGSLCIMEALSRSQTGMMPNTSPKLEDFLGGAAHDYVSEEREAMALSLDSYYNAEAEQQQNHHIPLHSSSYYSGIPIQGIYQTQLEEEHSKNTQMTQIPEDLKTCWVSRQYSAHPALEHHHMNNVTMVDDSGGSGSINGGMNRGDLQSLTLSMSPGSQSSCVTAPRQISPTQTECAVAVIETKKRGCGKLGQKQPVHRKSIDTFGQRTSQFRGVTRHRWTGRYEAHLWDNSCKKEGQTRKGRQVYLGGYDMEEKAARAYDLAALKYWGSSTHINFPLDNYAAQLEEMKNMSRQEYVAHLRRHHQHGRWQARIGRVAGNKDLYLGTFGTQEEAAEAYDIAAIKFRGANAVTNFDITKYDVEKIMSSNTLLAGEFARRAKVIEPNIAAPAIEYNPPTQNNAEVNQPEINNGNSLDWKMALYQSAAQQQADSCVQTLDQKSVGSVSYRNLSFSMALEDYIGVESAHSSQTMMDETARVGPHFSNPSSLVTSLGSSREASPDKSGSNMMFAKPPLASKFVSPTSAATVSSWFPSAQLRPAAISMSQLPLFAAWNET, translated from the exons ATGAAGTCCATGAATGATCATAACAATAACAACAATGGAAGCAGTAACAGTAACAATAATAACTGGTTGGGTTTTTCACTCTTACCCCACATGAAAATGGAGGCTGctgcttcttcctcctcctcagcTACCCTCCCAAGCAACAGCAGCTTCTACAACCTCAGCAGCTCTGGGCTCTGCTGCTATGGAGTTGGAGAAAATGGTAACTTTCACTACTCTCCTCTCTCTGCAATGCCCCTCAGGTCAGATGGCTCTCTCTGCATCATGGAAGCTCTCAGCAGGTCACAAACAG GAATGATGCCCAACACATCCCCAAAACTGGAGGACTTTCTGGGAGGAGCAGCTCATGATTATGTGAGTGAGGAGAGAGAAGCCATGGCTCTGAGCTTAGACAGCTACTACAATGCAGAGGCAGAGCAGCAGCAGAATCATCACATTCCACTCCACTCCAGTTCCTACTACTCTGGAATACCAATCCAAGGAATCTACCAAACCCAATTGGAGGAAGAACATTCTAAGAATACCCAAATGACTCAAATCCCAGAGGACTTGAAAACCTGCTGGGTTTCCAGGCAGTACTCTGCCCACCCAGCTCTGGAGCACCACCACATGAATAATGTAACCATGGTTGATGACAGTGGCGGTTCTGGGTCCATTAATGGCGGCATGAACCGCGGCGACTTGCAGTCTCTAACGTTGTCCATGAGCCCTGGATCACAGTCCAGCTGTGTCACAGCTCCAAGGCAGATATCTCCCACTCAGACAGAATGTGCAGTGGCAGTCATTGAAACAAAGAAGAGAGGATGTGGAAAGCTTGGCCAGAAGCAGCCTGTTCACAGGAAGTCCATTGACACATTTGGGCAGAGAACTTCACAGTTTAGAGGTGTCACAAG GCATAGGTGGACGGGAAGATATGAGGCACATCTGTGGGACAACAGCTGCAAGAAGGAAGGGCAAACCAGAAAAGGAAGGCAAG TATATCTTG GAGGTTATGATATGGAGGAGAAAGCTGCTAGAGCATATGATCTTGCTGCTCTTAAGTACTGGGGTTCGTCAACTCATATAAACTTTCCG TTGGACAATTACGCTGCACAACTTGAAGAGATGAAGAACATGAGCCGGCAGGAATATGTTGCGCATCTGCGAAG ACATCACCAGCATGGGAGATGGCAAGCTAGGATTGGCAGGGTTGCTGGGAACAAGGATCTTTATCTTGGAACTTTTG GCACCCAAGAGGAAGCTGCAGAAGCTTATGACATAGCTGCAATCAAGTTCCGCGGCGCAAATGCGGTCACCAACTTTGACATTACCAAATATGATGTTGAAAAAATCATGTCCAGCAATACCCTACTCGCCGGAGAGTTTGCTAGGCGCGCCAAGGTGATCGAACCTAACATTGCAGCGCCAGCCATTGAGTATAACCCACCAACACAGAACAATGCGGAAGTCAATCAACCCGAAATCAACAATGGGAATAGCCTAGACTGGAAGATGGCACTGTACCAATCTGCAGCTCAGCAACAAGCAGACAGTTGTGTTCAAACACTTGATCAGAAATCGGTCGGTTCAGTGAGCTATAGAAATCTCTCATTCTCAATGGCATTGGAGGATTATATTGGAGTTGAATCAGCGCACTCAAGTCAGACAATGATGGATGAAACAGCTAGGGTTGGGCCTCATTTTTCGAATCCGTCCTCGTTGGTGACAAGTTTGGGCAGCTCCAGAGAAGCTAGCCCTGATAAATCGGGCTCCAACATGATGTTTGCAAAACCTCCATTGGCATCAAAGTTTGTAAGTCCAACCTCTGCGGCAACTGTTAGCTCCTGGTTCCCATCAGCACAGCTGAGGCCTGCTGCCATCTCAATGTCTCAATTGCCTCTCTTTGCTGCCTGGAATGAGACCTAG
- the LOC126633386 gene encoding AP2-like ethylene-responsive transcription factor ANT isoform X4: MKSMNDHNNNNNGSSNSNNNNWLGFSLLPHMKMEAAASSSSSATLPSNSSFYNLSSSGLCCYGVGENGNFHYSPLSAMPLRSDGSLCIMEALSRSQTGMMPNTSPKLEDFLGGAAHDYVSEEREAMALSLDSYYNAEAEQQQNHHIPLHSSSYYSGIPIQGIYQTQLEEEHSKNTQMTQIPEDLKTCWVSRQYSAHPALEHHHMNNVTMVDDSGGSGSINGGMNRGDLQSLTLSMSPGSQSSCVTAPRQISPTQTECAVAVIETKKRGCGKLGQKQPVHRKSIDTFGQRTSQFRGVTRHRWTGRYEAHLWDNSCKKEGQTRKGRQVYLGGYDMEEKAARAYDLAALKYWGSSTHINFPLDNYAAQLEEMKNMSRQEYVAHLRRHHQHGRWQARIGRGTQEEAAEAYDIAAIKFRGANAVTNFDITKYDVEKIMSSNTLLAGEFARRAKVIEPNIAAPAIEYNPPTQNNAEVNQPEINNGNSLDWKMALYQSAAQQQADSCVQTLDQKSVGSVSYRNLSFSMALEDYIGVESAHSSQTMMDETARVGPHFSNPSSLVTSLGSSREASPDKSGSNMMFAKPPLASKFVSPTSAATVSSWFPSAQLRPAAISMSQLPLFAAWNET, from the exons ATGAAGTCCATGAATGATCATAACAATAACAACAATGGAAGCAGTAACAGTAACAATAATAACTGGTTGGGTTTTTCACTCTTACCCCACATGAAAATGGAGGCTGctgcttcttcctcctcctcagcTACCCTCCCAAGCAACAGCAGCTTCTACAACCTCAGCAGCTCTGGGCTCTGCTGCTATGGAGTTGGAGAAAATGGTAACTTTCACTACTCTCCTCTCTCTGCAATGCCCCTCAGGTCAGATGGCTCTCTCTGCATCATGGAAGCTCTCAGCAGGTCACAAACAG GAATGATGCCCAACACATCCCCAAAACTGGAGGACTTTCTGGGAGGAGCAGCTCATGATTATGTGAGTGAGGAGAGAGAAGCCATGGCTCTGAGCTTAGACAGCTACTACAATGCAGAGGCAGAGCAGCAGCAGAATCATCACATTCCACTCCACTCCAGTTCCTACTACTCTGGAATACCAATCCAAGGAATCTACCAAACCCAATTGGAGGAAGAACATTCTAAGAATACCCAAATGACTCAAATCCCAGAGGACTTGAAAACCTGCTGGGTTTCCAGGCAGTACTCTGCCCACCCAGCTCTGGAGCACCACCACATGAATAATGTAACCATGGTTGATGACAGTGGCGGTTCTGGGTCCATTAATGGCGGCATGAACCGCGGCGACTTGCAGTCTCTAACGTTGTCCATGAGCCCTGGATCACAGTCCAGCTGTGTCACAGCTCCAAGGCAGATATCTCCCACTCAGACAGAATGTGCAGTGGCAGTCATTGAAACAAAGAAGAGAGGATGTGGAAAGCTTGGCCAGAAGCAGCCTGTTCACAGGAAGTCCATTGACACATTTGGGCAGAGAACTTCACAGTTTAGAGGTGTCACAAG GCATAGGTGGACGGGAAGATATGAGGCACATCTGTGGGACAACAGCTGCAAGAAGGAAGGGCAAACCAGAAAAGGAAGGCAAG TATATCTTG GAGGTTATGATATGGAGGAGAAAGCTGCTAGAGCATATGATCTTGCTGCTCTTAAGTACTGGGGTTCGTCAACTCATATAAACTTTCCG TTGGACAATTACGCTGCACAACTTGAAGAGATGAAGAACATGAGCCGGCAGGAATATGTTGCGCATCTGCGAAG ACATCACCAGCATGGGAGATGGCAAGCTAGGATTGGCAG AGGCACCCAAGAGGAAGCTGCAGAAGCTTATGACATAGCTGCAATCAAGTTCCGCGGCGCAAATGCGGTCACCAACTTTGACATTACCAAATATGATGTTGAAAAAATCATGTCCAGCAATACCCTACTCGCCGGAGAGTTTGCTAGGCGCGCCAAGGTGATCGAACCTAACATTGCAGCGCCAGCCATTGAGTATAACCCACCAACACAGAACAATGCGGAAGTCAATCAACCCGAAATCAACAATGGGAATAGCCTAGACTGGAAGATGGCACTGTACCAATCTGCAGCTCAGCAACAAGCAGACAGTTGTGTTCAAACACTTGATCAGAAATCGGTCGGTTCAGTGAGCTATAGAAATCTCTCATTCTCAATGGCATTGGAGGATTATATTGGAGTTGAATCAGCGCACTCAAGTCAGACAATGATGGATGAAACAGCTAGGGTTGGGCCTCATTTTTCGAATCCGTCCTCGTTGGTGACAAGTTTGGGCAGCTCCAGAGAAGCTAGCCCTGATAAATCGGGCTCCAACATGATGTTTGCAAAACCTCCATTGGCATCAAAGTTTGTAAGTCCAACCTCTGCGGCAACTGTTAGCTCCTGGTTCCCATCAGCACAGCTGAGGCCTGCTGCCATCTCAATGTCTCAATTGCCTCTCTTTGCTGCCTGGAATGAGACCTAG
- the LOC126633386 gene encoding AP2-like ethylene-responsive transcription factor ANT isoform X2 produces MKSMNDHNNNNNGSSNSNNNNWLGFSLLPHMKMEAAASSSSSATLPSNSSFYNLSSSGLCCYGVGENGNFHYSPLSAMPLRSDGSLCIMEALSRSQTGMMPNTSPKLEDFLGGAAHDYVSEEREAMALSLDSYYNAEAEQQQNHHIPLHSSSYYSGIPIQGIYQTQLEEEHSKNTQMTQIPEDLKTCWVSRQYSAHPALEHHHMNNVTMVDDSGGSGSINGGMNRGDLQSLTLSMSPGSQSSCVTAPRQISPTQTECAVAVIETKKRGCGKLGQKQPVHRKSIDTFGQRTSQFRGVTRHRWTGRYEAHLWDNSCKKEGQTRKGRQVYLGGYDMEEKAARAYDLAALKYWGSSTHINFPLDNYAAQLEEMKNMSRQEYVAHLRRKSSGFSRGASMYRGVTRHHQHGRWQARIGRGTQEEAAEAYDIAAIKFRGANAVTNFDITKYDVEKIMSSNTLLAGEFARRAKVIEPNIAAPAIEYNPPTQNNAEVNQPEINNGNSLDWKMALYQSAAQQQADSCVQTLDQKSVGSVSYRNLSFSMALEDYIGVESAHSSQTMMDETARVGPHFSNPSSLVTSLGSSREASPDKSGSNMMFAKPPLASKFVSPTSAATVSSWFPSAQLRPAAISMSQLPLFAAWNET; encoded by the exons ATGAAGTCCATGAATGATCATAACAATAACAACAATGGAAGCAGTAACAGTAACAATAATAACTGGTTGGGTTTTTCACTCTTACCCCACATGAAAATGGAGGCTGctgcttcttcctcctcctcagcTACCCTCCCAAGCAACAGCAGCTTCTACAACCTCAGCAGCTCTGGGCTCTGCTGCTATGGAGTTGGAGAAAATGGTAACTTTCACTACTCTCCTCTCTCTGCAATGCCCCTCAGGTCAGATGGCTCTCTCTGCATCATGGAAGCTCTCAGCAGGTCACAAACAG GAATGATGCCCAACACATCCCCAAAACTGGAGGACTTTCTGGGAGGAGCAGCTCATGATTATGTGAGTGAGGAGAGAGAAGCCATGGCTCTGAGCTTAGACAGCTACTACAATGCAGAGGCAGAGCAGCAGCAGAATCATCACATTCCACTCCACTCCAGTTCCTACTACTCTGGAATACCAATCCAAGGAATCTACCAAACCCAATTGGAGGAAGAACATTCTAAGAATACCCAAATGACTCAAATCCCAGAGGACTTGAAAACCTGCTGGGTTTCCAGGCAGTACTCTGCCCACCCAGCTCTGGAGCACCACCACATGAATAATGTAACCATGGTTGATGACAGTGGCGGTTCTGGGTCCATTAATGGCGGCATGAACCGCGGCGACTTGCAGTCTCTAACGTTGTCCATGAGCCCTGGATCACAGTCCAGCTGTGTCACAGCTCCAAGGCAGATATCTCCCACTCAGACAGAATGTGCAGTGGCAGTCATTGAAACAAAGAAGAGAGGATGTGGAAAGCTTGGCCAGAAGCAGCCTGTTCACAGGAAGTCCATTGACACATTTGGGCAGAGAACTTCACAGTTTAGAGGTGTCACAAG GCATAGGTGGACGGGAAGATATGAGGCACATCTGTGGGACAACAGCTGCAAGAAGGAAGGGCAAACCAGAAAAGGAAGGCAAG TATATCTTG GAGGTTATGATATGGAGGAGAAAGCTGCTAGAGCATATGATCTTGCTGCTCTTAAGTACTGGGGTTCGTCAACTCATATAAACTTTCCG TTGGACAATTACGCTGCACAACTTGAAGAGATGAAGAACATGAGCCGGCAGGAATATGTTGCGCATCTGCGAAG gaAAAGCAGTGGATTTTCGAGAGGGGCTTCAATGTACCGAGGCGTGACAAG ACATCACCAGCATGGGAGATGGCAAGCTAGGATTGGCAG AGGCACCCAAGAGGAAGCTGCAGAAGCTTATGACATAGCTGCAATCAAGTTCCGCGGCGCAAATGCGGTCACCAACTTTGACATTACCAAATATGATGTTGAAAAAATCATGTCCAGCAATACCCTACTCGCCGGAGAGTTTGCTAGGCGCGCCAAGGTGATCGAACCTAACATTGCAGCGCCAGCCATTGAGTATAACCCACCAACACAGAACAATGCGGAAGTCAATCAACCCGAAATCAACAATGGGAATAGCCTAGACTGGAAGATGGCACTGTACCAATCTGCAGCTCAGCAACAAGCAGACAGTTGTGTTCAAACACTTGATCAGAAATCGGTCGGTTCAGTGAGCTATAGAAATCTCTCATTCTCAATGGCATTGGAGGATTATATTGGAGTTGAATCAGCGCACTCAAGTCAGACAATGATGGATGAAACAGCTAGGGTTGGGCCTCATTTTTCGAATCCGTCCTCGTTGGTGACAAGTTTGGGCAGCTCCAGAGAAGCTAGCCCTGATAAATCGGGCTCCAACATGATGTTTGCAAAACCTCCATTGGCATCAAAGTTTGTAAGTCCAACCTCTGCGGCAACTGTTAGCTCCTGGTTCCCATCAGCACAGCTGAGGCCTGCTGCCATCTCAATGTCTCAATTGCCTCTCTTTGCTGCCTGGAATGAGACCTAG
- the LOC126633386 gene encoding AP2-like ethylene-responsive transcription factor ANT isoform X1 translates to MKSMNDHNNNNNGSSNSNNNNWLGFSLLPHMKMEAAASSSSSATLPSNSSFYNLSSSGLCCYGVGENGNFHYSPLSAMPLRSDGSLCIMEALSRSQTGMMPNTSPKLEDFLGGAAHDYVSEEREAMALSLDSYYNAEAEQQQNHHIPLHSSSYYSGIPIQGIYQTQLEEEHSKNTQMTQIPEDLKTCWVSRQYSAHPALEHHHMNNVTMVDDSGGSGSINGGMNRGDLQSLTLSMSPGSQSSCVTAPRQISPTQTECAVAVIETKKRGCGKLGQKQPVHRKSIDTFGQRTSQFRGVTRHRWTGRYEAHLWDNSCKKEGQTRKGRQVYLGGYDMEEKAARAYDLAALKYWGSSTHINFPLDNYAAQLEEMKNMSRQEYVAHLRRKSSGFSRGASMYRGVTRHHQHGRWQARIGRVAGNKDLYLGTFGTQEEAAEAYDIAAIKFRGANAVTNFDITKYDVEKIMSSNTLLAGEFARRAKVIEPNIAAPAIEYNPPTQNNAEVNQPEINNGNSLDWKMALYQSAAQQQADSCVQTLDQKSVGSVSYRNLSFSMALEDYIGVESAHSSQTMMDETARVGPHFSNPSSLVTSLGSSREASPDKSGSNMMFAKPPLASKFVSPTSAATVSSWFPSAQLRPAAISMSQLPLFAAWNET, encoded by the exons ATGAAGTCCATGAATGATCATAACAATAACAACAATGGAAGCAGTAACAGTAACAATAATAACTGGTTGGGTTTTTCACTCTTACCCCACATGAAAATGGAGGCTGctgcttcttcctcctcctcagcTACCCTCCCAAGCAACAGCAGCTTCTACAACCTCAGCAGCTCTGGGCTCTGCTGCTATGGAGTTGGAGAAAATGGTAACTTTCACTACTCTCCTCTCTCTGCAATGCCCCTCAGGTCAGATGGCTCTCTCTGCATCATGGAAGCTCTCAGCAGGTCACAAACAG GAATGATGCCCAACACATCCCCAAAACTGGAGGACTTTCTGGGAGGAGCAGCTCATGATTATGTGAGTGAGGAGAGAGAAGCCATGGCTCTGAGCTTAGACAGCTACTACAATGCAGAGGCAGAGCAGCAGCAGAATCATCACATTCCACTCCACTCCAGTTCCTACTACTCTGGAATACCAATCCAAGGAATCTACCAAACCCAATTGGAGGAAGAACATTCTAAGAATACCCAAATGACTCAAATCCCAGAGGACTTGAAAACCTGCTGGGTTTCCAGGCAGTACTCTGCCCACCCAGCTCTGGAGCACCACCACATGAATAATGTAACCATGGTTGATGACAGTGGCGGTTCTGGGTCCATTAATGGCGGCATGAACCGCGGCGACTTGCAGTCTCTAACGTTGTCCATGAGCCCTGGATCACAGTCCAGCTGTGTCACAGCTCCAAGGCAGATATCTCCCACTCAGACAGAATGTGCAGTGGCAGTCATTGAAACAAAGAAGAGAGGATGTGGAAAGCTTGGCCAGAAGCAGCCTGTTCACAGGAAGTCCATTGACACATTTGGGCAGAGAACTTCACAGTTTAGAGGTGTCACAAG GCATAGGTGGACGGGAAGATATGAGGCACATCTGTGGGACAACAGCTGCAAGAAGGAAGGGCAAACCAGAAAAGGAAGGCAAG TATATCTTG GAGGTTATGATATGGAGGAGAAAGCTGCTAGAGCATATGATCTTGCTGCTCTTAAGTACTGGGGTTCGTCAACTCATATAAACTTTCCG TTGGACAATTACGCTGCACAACTTGAAGAGATGAAGAACATGAGCCGGCAGGAATATGTTGCGCATCTGCGAAG gaAAAGCAGTGGATTTTCGAGAGGGGCTTCAATGTACCGAGGCGTGACAAG ACATCACCAGCATGGGAGATGGCAAGCTAGGATTGGCAGGGTTGCTGGGAACAAGGATCTTTATCTTGGAACTTTTG GCACCCAAGAGGAAGCTGCAGAAGCTTATGACATAGCTGCAATCAAGTTCCGCGGCGCAAATGCGGTCACCAACTTTGACATTACCAAATATGATGTTGAAAAAATCATGTCCAGCAATACCCTACTCGCCGGAGAGTTTGCTAGGCGCGCCAAGGTGATCGAACCTAACATTGCAGCGCCAGCCATTGAGTATAACCCACCAACACAGAACAATGCGGAAGTCAATCAACCCGAAATCAACAATGGGAATAGCCTAGACTGGAAGATGGCACTGTACCAATCTGCAGCTCAGCAACAAGCAGACAGTTGTGTTCAAACACTTGATCAGAAATCGGTCGGTTCAGTGAGCTATAGAAATCTCTCATTCTCAATGGCATTGGAGGATTATATTGGAGTTGAATCAGCGCACTCAAGTCAGACAATGATGGATGAAACAGCTAGGGTTGGGCCTCATTTTTCGAATCCGTCCTCGTTGGTGACAAGTTTGGGCAGCTCCAGAGAAGCTAGCCCTGATAAATCGGGCTCCAACATGATGTTTGCAAAACCTCCATTGGCATCAAAGTTTGTAAGTCCAACCTCTGCGGCAACTGTTAGCTCCTGGTTCCCATCAGCACAGCTGAGGCCTGCTGCCATCTCAATGTCTCAATTGCCTCTCTTTGCTGCCTGGAATGAGACCTAG